CGCATCAATCCCGGCAACCTCAAAAAGAAAGAAATTCCACCATTTCTTCGCAACTCGCCACACCTGTTGCGCACGGGCTTGCATCACTCCGGAAACTTTGATCTGACCGATCATGTGTTGCGGAGTATTGATGCGCTTGGCCTGGATGTCATCATTGTCATCGGCGGTGACGACACGATCGGCTATGCCGATCACCTGGCCAAAGCTGCTGTCAAGGTGATTGGCGTGCCAAAGACGATGGACAACGATGTTTATGGCTCGGACTACTGCATCGGGTTTGGCACGGCCGTTACCCGCAGTGTCCAGTACATTCATCAGCTGCGTACCAGTTCCGGCTCGCACGAGCGAATCACTATTGTCGAGCTGTTCGGTCGTAGCACCGGGGAAACCTGCCTCGTCAGTGCCTACCTGGCCGGTGTTGACCGCGCCCTCATTCCGGAAGTGCCTTTCGACCCCGAAACTCTCGCCGATTACGTTATTCAGGACAAAGCAGCCAATCCGAGCCAATATGCCATGATTGCTATCAGTGAAGGTGCGCGGATGATTGGCAGCAAGATGATCGAATATTGCGGACGGCGGTACGACGAGGATGGCCATGAGCCTGCCGGAATTGGCCAATTGACCCGTGAAACCATCTCCATGCTGACCGGCCAGGATGTCATCTGCCAGCAGCTGGGCTATCTGATGCGTTCAGGTATTCCCGATGCTCTGGATCTGATGGTCGGCTTCAATTTTGCGCAGCTTGCCGTGGAACTGATTGCAGAAGGCACCTTCGGTGTCATGGTGGCGCTCCAGAAAGGCATCTACACCTGTCTCCCCCTTGCAGAGGTGTCGTCAAACACCAAGCAGGTCGATATCAGTGAACTGTATGACCCGCGCTACTACCGCCCGAAGATGCGAAGCGTCATGGGCAAGCCGATGTTTCTTTATTAGCGGATTACCGATATGGCTTGGAACACTGGAGATTGGGTGGTGGGGCTGTGCCCGGATTGGCCAGATCAGTCGGATATGACCAATCCCACCGATTTTTTCAGCAATACTTTTCGCCTTGCAGGAGCAGTTCTGCTTCCCTGAGTTGTTCGGGGGTGTTGATGCCGCGGATTTCGTTGGCATCGGCTACCTTGAAGGCGCACACTTTTTTGCCTTTTCCAAAGCAGATACCGAACACATCGGTGAGATAGTACTCCCCTTGGGCGTTTTTGTTGGTGATGCCGTGCAGGGCGGAAAACAGCTCGTTGGCGTTGAAGACGTAAACGCCGGAGTTGATTTCAGTTACCGCTTTTTCTTCTTCCGTGGCATCTTTCTGCTCGACGATTCTGAGCACCTCTTCGCCCGCATCACTTCTGATGATCCGCCCGTATCCTGTTGGGTCGTCCATCTCGGCGGTCAGTACCGTGGCGACAGCTTGCCGCGAACGATGGAAGTCGATCAGCTCTCTGAGTGTGCGCCCGGTGAAGAGCGGCGCGTCTCCCGAGAGGATGATAATCTCTCCGCTGAAATCTTTCAGGAACGGTTCAGCCTGCATGATGGCGTGGCCGGTGCCGAGTTGAGGCTCCTGCAAGGCATAATCGAACGGAAAACCGGCGGTTGCAGCCCGAACCAGCTCGGCCTGATGGCCGATGATGAGCACGATCTTGTCGGGATCGAGCGCCTGCGATTTTTCGATGACATACGCCACGAGCGGTTTGCCATTGGCCTCGTGCAGTACCTTCGGGAGAGCCGATTTCATTCGCGTGCCTTTACCGGCGGCCATGATGACGATTGCCAGGCTCATAAAGTTCTTGCTGAGGGGTTGAGATGGCTTCAGCCAAGATATTCGTCTTCGGAACCTACCCGGTGGCGTCGCTTCGGATTGTTCATCCGGTCAACGATGACAATCATCGGTTTCCAGTTGCGCGCCTCTTCCGGTTCCATTTCGGCGAAGGTCATGATGATGATCTCGTCGCCGGGCAGCGCGCAACGGGCCGCCGCGCCATTGAGCTGGATTTCGCGCAGTCCGCGTGTTCCCTCGATGATGTAAGTCTCGAATCGCTCACCGTTGTTGTTATTGACAACCAGCACCTTTTCATTGGCGATCATATCGGCCATGTCAAGCAGCTCCTTGTCGATGGTGATGCTTCCTTCGTATTCCAGGTCTCCACTGGTGACAATGGCGTTGTGGATCTTGGATTTGAGCATGTGTAATTTCATAACGACGCAAACAGAGTCGAATTATTTTGATAAGGCTTCACCGCTGGCATGGAAAATCCTGTACCGTTTCATGGCGTCATCGCTTTCAAAGCCATAGCCTCGTATGGTACGGGAGGGGCCTGAAATGGTGACATATTTGTCGGACCGTATCATACGGTTGCTGCTTGATCGGGAGATATGTTCGGTGCGAATGACCGTGTTGTCCGCTGAACGGATGACGACGTTATCGAATGCTTCGATATCCTGATTGTCATGCACGATGCCTCGACCTGCCGTTATCAGGGTTACGCTGCCATCACGGTTGATCAGTTGTACGTTGATTCCTCCATCGAGCCGGATTTCCTGTTTCTCTCCCTGACGGTATTCAGCTGCATGACGGGCGCTGACAATCGTTTTGGTTCTGCCATTGTCAGAAACCACCAGGGTGACATTCCAGCTTTCCTGGGAAGGCATATCTTTTGCGTAAACAGCAGCCGCCGGCGTGCGAGCCTCCTTTTTGGGAGCACTACAGCCAGCGGCACCGAACACTATTGCCAGAGAAAAAAAAGTTGTCCGGCGAAAATTCAAAGGGCTTCCAGGCGAATGTTACTTGATGTTCAACTTGTCGAGCACCTTGTAGGTGATATCGGACTGCTCATCGCCGTACACACGGGCGTTCTTGTCGAAAATCATGCTGTACCCGTCTTTTTTGGCGACCGTGGCAACGGCGACGTCGATTTTCTGACGGATAGGAATGATAAGCGCCTGCTCTTTCTGAGCGAGCAGCCTCTGTTTTTCCAAAGCGCTTTTCTGCAGGTTCTCCTCTTGAGCGCGAAGCTCTTTCTCTTTCACTGCGTTTGGTTTCCTTTCTTTCTGATAAGCTTGGATGGCGCTCTGGAGCGCGCTCTGCTGTTTGGCAAGCTCTGCGTTGCTCTGGTTTTTCATCGCCTGGAGGGTCTGGTCGGCGGCTTTGGTTTCCGGCATCATCTGGAAAATCTTGCCATAATCGACCACGCCTATTTTCTGGGCATTATCGGCAGCAAAAGCCTGTGGAGCCGAGAAGCTCATACCGAGCGTGAGCGACATGAACAGAAATCCTGATACCGCTTTTTTGATTCCTTTGAAATCTGACATTATCGGTGTGTTTAGGTTTTTCATGATACAGCGTGTACGGTTCTTTGTTATTGTCATCGAGAATCGATACCCCAAAAAATAACATTTCCGGTTTTAAAATACTATTGCAGCCGAGAAAAACAGGATGAGAGAAACATTCTCTGCGTTGTCGTTACCGTTTGGTTTTTTGAGCGTTTCAGGGGGTACGTTTCCTGAAAATCTGCCCGGGCTCCTGCTCTATGATCCGTTTTAGCTCAAGCTCGAACAGATGCACCAGAAGGGCGTCTATCTTCAGACCGGTTTTTTCAGCGATCAGGTCGATATGCATTGCGCCTGACTGAAGCGCTTCGACGATGCACGACTCCTCGATGTTCAGGTCGAACGGTTCGGAAGCTTCGGGATGTGTTTTCAGCGCAGGATGTTGCGCTGGGTTGAGTTCGGCGAGAATGTCTTCAGCGGAAAATACCGGCTTGGCATGGTTTTGCTGGATGAGGTAGTTGGTGCCGCGTGAGGTGCCTGAAAAAATACTTCCCGGTATAGCAAATACTTCGCGATTCTGTTCGAGGGCATAGGACGCCGTGATCATCGAGCCGCCCTTGATGTCCGATTCGACGATCAGCGTGCCTTGGGCCAGGCCGGCGATCAGGCGGTTTCTTCGCGGAAAATTGCCCGGTTCGGGCTTGATGCCGATCCACTCTTCCGAGACGATCGCGCCTCGTTCGAGTATCCTCGGCCAGAGTCGCCCGGCGGGGTCGGTGTAGATGCGGTCAATGCCGCATCCAAGCACGGCGATCGTCACGCCATTACTCTCCACCGCTGCGCGGTGCGCCATCATGTCGATGCCGTATGCCAGGCCGCTGAGGATGGCGTAACCGTTGTTTACCATTTCGCGGCAGATGAACTCGGTGGCCTGCTTGCCGTATGCCGTGGCCTTGCGGGTGCCGACGACGGCGAGCGAGGGCACGCAGAGCGCCTCGGGATTGCCGCGAGCGAAAAGCAGAAGTGGCGGATCGTAAATCTCTTTCAGGAGTGGTGGATAAGCCGGGTCGAGAATCGTGATGACCGAGGCTTCCAGCCGTTCCGCCCGTGCGAGCTGATTTTCCCCCTTCTCGCGCGCTTTGTCGCGCCACGCCGGGTTTGCGAGCCGCTCGGCGGTTTCGCGGGCGGTGGTCTCTCCAATGCCGGGAATCTGGCGCAGGGCATCATAGTCCGCTTCGAGGAGTGCGGGGGTCGCACCGAAACGGTTCAGCAGGGCGCGAGCTCTCGAGGGGCCGATGCCGGGAAGCTGCGAAACGATGAGCAGCAAAAGCGCTGCGCCTGGCTCAGGGGTTGTGGTCATGGTTGGGGGCAGGGGAGTTGAAGAGCGTTCGGGGGGAGGGGCGACCCCCCGGAACAAGCTCAGAAATCGCGCTTCATGAGAATGTTGGCAAAGCCTCTCAGATAGCCGCGTCCCTCCTCGAACGGAAGGGCGTCGAGCGCTGCCAGCGCTGCTTCGGTATCCTCGTTGATTTTCGCCCTGGTCTCGTTGAGCACACCGCACTTCTCGAAGATCGCCTTGACCGCTGGGACGTTGTCGGGCGAGGTGCCGTTGTTGTCGAAGATCGATTGTAAAAGCTCGCGGTCAGCGCCTTCGGCCAGTTCGAGCGAACGGAGCAGCAGCCAGGTCTTTTTGCCGTTGATGACGTCGCCGCCCGGCACCTTGCCCGACTTGCCGTCTCCGGCCATGATGTCGAGATAGTCATCCTGAATCTGGAAAGCTCGTCCGATCTTTTCGCCGAAGGTGACCAACGCTGCGATCTGCTCCGGCGTGCCGTCGCCCGCAACGCCGCCCGCTTCGAGCGCCGCCGAGATGAGTCGCCCCGTCTTTTTGGAGATCATGTCGAGGTAGTCGGCGATGGTGACATCCTTGCGCTGTTCGAGCTCCATGTCGAGCGCCTGCCCTTCGCAGATCGTGATGTTGGCATCGTTGAAGATGTGGATTATTTCGGCGTGGCGCGAACTGATCGCCTTGAGTGCCAGCTCGTAGGCGTAGGCGATCATCATGTCACCCGAAAGAATCGCCGCGTTGACATTCCACTGCTTGTGCACGGTGGGACGGCCATGGCGCAGATCGGCCTGGTCCATGATGTCGTCGTGCATCAGGGTGAAGTTGTGCAGCACCTCGATACCGAGGGCAACGCCAAGCGCGTTGTCGGACTTGCCGCTGACCGCTTCGGCGGCAAGCAAAGTCAGGAACGGACGGATTCGCTTACCCTTTCCTTCGAGAATGTAGCGCGCAGGGTCGTAAAGGGTTGCCGGCTTCTCTTTCGGAAAGCAGGCGGCAAGCGCTTCGTTGATCTTTGCATGGTATTGCCGGTACTTGCTTTCAACCTGTGCTTGGGTAATCGGTGAGGACATGACTGCTGTCGTCAGGGTTTACGGTAGATTCGTGCGTGTTTAAGCTGTTCGATGGTGGCCGATCCGGTCAGGAACATGGCCGCCCGAAGATCGTTTGCCCATGTCCGGATCGTCTCTTCAAGCGTCCCCGAGTGCAGGGCCTTGAGCAGGTGCTGCGCGGAGGCCGCGATGTTGGCGCCGAGTGCGATTGATTTGGCGATGTCGAGTCCGTTGCGGATGCCGCCCGACGAGATGACGCTGAGTGCGTCGTACTCCGGGTTTTGCCGTTTCAGCGTCTGGATACTGGTTAGGCACTCGGCGGTCGGGATGCCCCAGTTCAGAAATTCATCGAGCGCCGATGGGCTGAAGCGCTCCTCGTGGCCGAAGCGGTCGAGGTAGCGACACTCTTCGACCTTCTGCCAGCTGATGCCGCCCGCTCCGGCCACGTCGATGGCCCTGACGCCCGCGTCGGCGAGTTTCCGGGCGACGGTCGCCGAGATGCCGCAGCCCACCTCCTTGGCGATGACCGGCACGCCGATGGTGGCGGTGATGTCGTGCAGCCGGTCGAGAAATCCGCTGAAGTCGGTGCCGCCCTCCGGCTGGAACAGCTCCTGCGCCGGATTGAGATGCACGATGAGCCCGTTGGCCTCGATCAGATCGATCAATGTCGAGAGCTGATCACGGCTCAGTCCGGCGGCTACTTCGGGCGCGCCGATATTGGCGAAGATCGGCACCGAGGGAGCCGACGAACGCACGACCGAGAAGCTTTCGCGATGCGATGAACCTTCGAGCGCCTGGCGCATGCTGCCCACGCCGAGCGGGATGCGGAAGCGCTCGGCCGCTTCGCCAAGAGCACGGTTCAGGGCGAGTGCATTACCGTAACCTCCGGTCATCGAAGAGATCATCAGCGGCAAACCGATAGCATGGCCGAGAAACTCCGTCGAAAGGTCGATCTGCGCAAAATCGACTTCGGGCGCGGCGTTGTGCTCAAATCTCCAGGAATCAAGACCAGTATCCTGCCCGTCGAAACAGACCGGCCGGTTAAGGCAGATATCGACGTGGCTATGCTTGCGTTCGGCGGTTATGGCTGCGCTGGCTTCTTGCATTGACGGATAGCGGCTCCCGGGTTGAACAATTTTTAGAGGTGCTCTGTAAAGTATAACTTATGGCAAATATACCATAACTTTTTTCGGGCTTGTCCGGTTTGCGCCTTATGTTCAGAACCCTGTTCGATATAGCCATCAGGCACATTCTCGGGCGCAAGCGCCAGACGCTGACCACTATGCTTGCTGTCTCTGTCAGTACGATGGTGCTCATCACCACCATTTCGCTGACGAGAGGGCTGCTCGATTCGTTCACTGAAACCATTATCGACGCGGCGCCGCATATCCGGATCAAAGGCGAGAAGATCGATCCGATGCCGACCAACCTTTTTGATTCGCTGGCTGTTTCGAGAAAGGCTTTCGTGACCGACAATATCGGCAGGGATGAACCCGAGGAGGTGCGCAATTACGGGAGAATCCTCGATATTGTTTCATCTCAGGCGTTCTCCGGAAAAGTCGTCGCCGCGTCGCCGTTCGTCGAGTCGCAGATCATTGCAGTCAAGGGGAATCGCACCCAGCCGGTGGTGCTCAAGGGAGTGGATATTGATCGCGAAGATCGTATTAGCCACATCGGGCGCAGCCTTACCTCCGGCGATCTGGTGCTTTTCAGAAAAACCCCAGATGCGCTGCTGGTCGGCAGTTCCGTAGCCACAGATCTCGGCGTGGAGCTGAACGACCAGGTCACCATCATTACGCCCGACGGACGCAGTCGGCAGGGCAAGGTCACCGGAATATTTTTTACCGGTATTAACGCAGCCGATAACACGATTCTCTCGTCACTCAAACTCGGCCAGATTGTCGAGGGAATGCCACCCAACAAGGTTACCGGCATAGCGCTGAAGGTCGTTGATCCCCTCAATGATGCGCCACTGGCTCGGGATCTGGAGCGGATGACCGGCTACCGGTGCCTGACCTGGCAGGAGGAGAATGCCAGTGTGCTGGTGCTGTTCAAGCGGATCGGTTCCATCGTCCTGTCGCTCGTGGGATTCGTTGGCGTGGTGTCGGGATTTGGCGTGGCCAACATCCTTGTGACGACCGTGTTCGAGAAGAGCCGCGACATTGCCGTCATGAAGTCGTTCGGCTTCTCGTCGGCGCAGATGGTGGGGCTGTTCGTCTTCGAGGGCTTTCTCGTCGGCCTCGGCGGCGCGCTGACCGGCGGCATCTTGGCGACCGGCTCCATTGGCTTTCTGGCCAGCCTGCACATCGAAAGCTCGCAGGGGCCACTCACCAAAAGCGGCTTTAGCATGTCGTGGAATCCCTGGTACTTTTTCTTTGTCATCGTTGTGACGGTCATCATCAGCACGATTGCGGCAGCGATTCCTTCGCTCCGGGCAGCAAGGCTGGAGCCGGTGACGGTGTTGCGGGAGAGCAATTTGTAGAGGGAAGATCGGCCGGCTCGGACTTATCCGACTGACCTGGCGAATTCTTCACCCCCGCGCCTTCCATTCTGCCGCGCTCCGGGTGCTGCAATAAATACAGCTTGTAGTACAAACCGCGCTGGGCGAGCAGCTCCTGGTGGGTGCCGGTTTCGCGGATGGTGCCTTTGTGCAGCACCACGATTTTGTCGGCGTGCTGGATCGTCGAGAGGCGGTGGGCGATGATGATCGAGGTTCGGTGCTTCATCAGCCGGTCGGTTGCCTGTTCGATGAGCGACTCGGTTTCGGTGTCGACCGAGCTGGTGGCTTCGTCGAGCACGAGAATGTCCGGGTTGTAGAGCAGCGCCCGCACGAAGGCGAGAAGCTGCTTCTGGCCCGCCGAGAGGCCGGAGCCGTTCTCGCGGATGCGGTAGTCGTAGCCGTCCGGCAGCTTTTCGATGAAACGGTCAGCGCCTACGATGCGTGCCGCCTCGTGAATCGTTTCGTCCGAAATCGATGGATCGCCGAACGAGAGATTCTCACGGATCGAACCGGTGAAGAGCACCACATCCTGCATCACTACTCCTACGAGCTTGCGCAGATCGTGGCGGGGAATGTCGCTCAGCTCGATGCCGTCGATGGTCACTGAACCCTTTGCGTAGGGATAAAATCTCGAAAGAATGTTGATGAGTGTGGTCTTGCCGCTGCCGGTTGCGCCGACGATGGCCACGGTTTCGCCCGCCTTGATCTCCAGCGAAATGTCGCGCAGCACCCAGTGCTCCTCGTCGTAGGCGAACCACACCTTGTCGAAACGGATCCGATCCCGAAAAGAATCGAGTGAGTGAGCGCTCTCCGTCGGTTCGGCATCGAGCGGCTCTTCGAGCAGCCGGAAGATACGGTCGGAGCTGGTGATGGCGGTCTGCATAATGTTGAACTGGTCGGAGAGGTGCTGCAACGGGCGGAAGAAGAGCCAGATGAACTGCACGAATGACACTACCACGCCCACCGACAGATCGGTCTGCATGATGCGCGTCGCGCTGAACCAGACCACCAGACCCGCCGCCGCCGAGCTGAGGAACTCGATCAGCGGGGAGTAGATCGAAAAGTAGAAGACCGTTTTGATGTTGGCGTCGCGGTGGTCGGCGTTGATGGCGGAGTGCTTCATGAACTCGGCCTCTTCGCGCGAGAAGAGCTGCACCACCTTCATGCCGGTGATGTGCTCCTGGAAAAAGGCGTTCAGGCGGGCCAGATGCGTCCGGACATCGAGAAACGCCTGGCGCATCTTGTTCTTGAAAAAGATGGTCGAGTAGATCATCACCGGCAAAATGCTCAGCACGACCAGCGTCAGCCGCCAGTCGGTCAGGAACATCATCGCCACGATGAAGAGCAGTTGCAGCATGTCGCCGATGATGGTGATGAGGCTGCTTGACAACATTTCGTTGAGCGCCTCGACGTCGTTGGTGGTGCGGGTGATGATGCGCCCCACCGGGTTTCGGTCGAAGTAGCGGATCGGCAGGCGCTGCAAGTGGCGGAAGATGTCGAGGCGGATGGCATAGACCGCTTTCTGGCCGATGAGCTGTGTCAGCCAGGTGGCGGCGTACTGCTTGACGCCGTCGAGCACGATTACGAGCAGCATCAACAGGCTGATGACGGCAAGGCCCTTGTGGTCGCCCTTGGCGATGTGGTCGTCGATGGCGATGCGGGTCAGCCAGGGGCGCAGCGGCGTCAGGATCGCGCCGAAGGCGGTCAGCGCCACCGCGCCCGCCACCAGCCCCTTGAAGGGCTTGATGTAGCCGAGCAGCTGCTTGATAATATAGCGGTCAACGGAACCCTTTTTCCGATTGCCGAGGGTTTCGTCCTGCTGCGTGCGGAATCCCGATGCCGCTCCTGCGCCCATTCTCATGCCTGTCAGTTCTTGGCCGGATTTGCCGAAGCGGCGGTTTCGATCTCTTCGATGAAGCGCGCGGCAAGGGCGTCGGCCTCTGCCTGCGTCGAGGCTTCAGTGTAAATCCTGACGATCGGCTCGGTGTTCGAGGGGCGAAGGTGCACCCATCCATTCTCGAAGTCGAGCTTAAGGCCGTCGAGGCGGTTGCACTCCGCATCGGGATGGTTTGCCGCCACCGTGTCGAAAATTCTGTCGAGCGACTCTTTCGAGAGCGTCGTTAGTTCGACCTTCTTTTTCGACATGAAGTAGTCGGGGAAGGTTTTGCGGAACTCCGAGAGCGTGCCGCCTGTTGCGGATTTCCACCCGGCGAAGGCCTGGATGAAGAGCGCGATGCCGGCGAGCGCGTCGCGTCCGTAGTGCAGCTCCGGCAAAATGATGCCGCCGTTGCCTTCGCCGCCGATTACCGCCTCTTTCTCCTTCATCACCTCGATTACGTTGGCCTCGCCGACTTTCGCGCTGAAGCACTCGACCTCGTGCTTGCGGGCGATGTCGAAGAGCGCGTGGCTGCTCGACAGGTTGTTGACCACCGGGCCTTTGTGGTGCTTCAGGTAGAAATCGGCGCATGCGATGAGGGTATATTCTTCGCCAAAGAGCGTCCCGTCCTCGCACACCAGTGCGAGCCGGTCAACGTCGGGATCGACGATGATGCCGAACTCGCAGCTCTCGCTGGCAAGAATCGCCATCGTCTGGCGGAGGTTCTGCTCTATCGGCTCGGGGTTGCGCGGAAAGATGCCCGTGCCTTCGCAGGCGAGTGTCTTGATTTCGGTGATGCCCAGCTTGCGGCACAGCTCCGGCACGATGTACGAACCGGCCCCTTCGACGGCGTCGATCAGCACCCGGAAGTTCATGCTTTTGACGAGGTCGAGGTCGAGGCAGGAGAGCTTCAGGATTTTGTCGATATGTGCGGCGTCCCACGAGCCGTTTGCCGTCACGGTGCCGATGCCATCCCAGCGGGCGAAGTCGAACGCTTTTTTCTCGGCGATCTCGAGCAGCTCTCCGACGTCGGACGCAGTGAGGAATTCGCCCTTTTCGTCAAGCATTTTCAGCGCATTCCACTCGACGGGGTTGTGCGAGGCGGTGACGATCAGGCCGCCGTCGGCGCCTTCACCGGCGGTGGCGATCTCGACTGTCGGCGTGGTGGTCATGCCGACGTCGATCACGTCGCAGCCGCAGAGCGAGAGCGCGTTGGAGACCAGACCGGTGATGACGGCGCCGGTCGGACGGCTGTCTCTGCCGATGACGATTATCGGCTTCGCCAGCGAGCCGGGATTCAGCGCCTGTTTCCGCCGCCTGATCCAGGTGGCGAAGGCCATGGTGAATGCCGTAAGGTTTTCCGGGGTGAGGCTCTTGCCGACCACGCCGCGGATGCCGGAGACGCTGATCATCAAGCTCATTGGCTTATAATCGTGAGAGTTGACAGTGATATGCTGTTTTGTTGCGGGGGGAATATACAGAAAAAAACACCGAAGCCTGCTTGTCCGTCTGGCGGATTCTGTCAATAATTTGTTTCGATATTTTTTAATTTTCGAGCCGGGTTCGTATATTAAATGCCTTTTGTTGCGGATACCGCACACTCTTAACAAGCATATTATAACAGCACAAGGTTATGCCTCTACACAAATCAGCCGAAAAAAGACTCAGACAGGCAGCGCGCAGAAATGAAAGGAACCGTGCCCGTAAAAAGGAACTCAAGGGCGTTTTGAAGAATATGCAGAAGCTGATCGACGCCAACGCAGCAAAGAGCGAAGTCGAGGCGGCATACAAGGCTGCCGTGCAAAAGCTTGACAGACTTGGCGTGAAGCGCTACATCCACCCCAACAAGGCGTCGCGCAAGAAAGCACAGCTGACCAAAGCGCTCAACAACTACACGCCGACTGCTAGCTGATCATCGGGCTTCTGCAAGCGTGCCGCGAGCGGGCGATGTTTCATATTCAGTCATACCCGGCCAGCAGCTGGCGCTTTGAAGGCGCTAAGAGTTCGCAAACCGGGTATTGTCCATTCCATTCATCATGTTCGCATTTTTGAGAGGTGAGCTGGTAACAGTCTCCCGTGAGGAGGCGGTTGTCGAGGTATCCGGCATCGGGTACCTGCTGCACATCTCGTCCGGCACGAGCCGCCGCCTGCCCCCGGAGGGGAGTCAGGTTCGTCTCTTTACCCATCACTACGTTCGCGAGGATGCTCAGCAACTTTTCGGCTTTCTCGACGAAGAAGAGCTTCAGCTTTTCCGCTTGTTGCTTACCATCGGTGGAGTCGGACCGAAGCTGGCGATGGCTGTGCTGTCGGGTCTGAGCGTTGGCGAAATCCAGGAAGCGATTGTCGCCAATCGTCCGGAAACCCTTTACGGCATTACCGGTGTGGGCAAAAAAACCGCCTCCCGTATCATTCTCGAACTGAGGGACAAGATTCTCAAAATCCAGCCAGCGGCAAGCGGCAAAACGGCGGGTGCGCCTCAAGCTCTTCAACTGAACGAAGATGCCCTCGCGGCGCTCATGACGCTCGGTTTTCCGAAGCCAGCGGCTCAGAAAGCCATTTCGGGCATTCTGGAGACTTCTCCCGGCTTGTCGGTCGAAGAGGTTGTCAGGGCCGCGCTTATCGCTATTCACAACAACTTCTGAGTCACTGTGGATTACCAGCAAGCTATCGATTTCCTGTTTCCCCTTCATCGTTTTGGCATCAAACCCGGCCTTGAACGTATCGAAGCGCTGCTCGACGTGCTCGGTCATCCGGAGCGCAAACTCGGCACCATTGTGCATGTCGCCGGAACCAACGGCAAGGGCACGGTAGCTTCGTGCGTTGCTTCGATTTTCAGCACCTCGGGCCGCAAAACCGGCCTGTTCACATCGCCGCACCTGGTCGATTTCACGGAGCGGATCCGCATCGACGGCCAGCAGATTGGCCAGGCGCGAGTCGCTGAATATTGTACCAAGCTGCAACCGGCGGTCGAAACGGGCGCGACCTTTTTCGAAACGACCACGGCGATGGCGTTTGCCTTTTTCGCCGACGAAGGCGTCGATGCCGCGGTGATCGAAACCGGCATGGGGGGGCGGCTCGATGCGACCAATGTCGTGCAACCGGAGATTGTTATCATTCCGAGCATCGGCATGGATCACACCGAGTGGCTCGGCGGGAGCCTTCGCGAAATAGCCGCCGAGAAGGCGGCGATCATCAAGCGGTGCTCGCGCGTTTTCACCGCCGTGCCGGAAGCGGGCGAGGCGTTCGCGCCGATCCGCGAGGCCGCCGAAGCGGTGGGCGCGGAGCTGCATCAGGTTGAGCGGGAGGCGGAGTGTTTGGTGGAGGAGGTTTGCCCGGGCGCTCTCGCCCTGCGAATTTCGCTCGATGGTGGCGAGTCGCGGCAGTTTCGGGCTGCGCTCACCGGCTCATTCCATGCGCCGAACGTTTGCCTTGCCGTCATGGCCGCCCGTTCCGAGGGGATCTCGTGGGAGCATATCGATGATGGGCTGGCAAGGCTTGGCGCTTCGGGTTACCGGGCACGCCTGGAACGAATCGCGGACAAACCGGTGGTGATGCTTGATGTCTCCCACAATCCGGAAGGGATGCAGAAAACCGCGCAGTCGATTCTGGAGCTTCGAAACTGCTTCCGCTTCCTGTACGTGATCATTGGCGTTGCGGCCGACAAGGATGCTGCCGGTATCGTTCACCATA
The nucleotide sequence above comes from Chlorobaculum tepidum TLS. Encoded proteins:
- a CDS encoding 6-phosphofructokinase, with protein sequence MHIGVLTGGGDAPGINACIKTIVTISTEKGYRVTGIRRGWNGLLAFDPDDPASRTEHIVDLDSELVRRIDRTGGTLLHTSRINPGNLKKKEIPPFLRNSPHLLRTGLHHSGNFDLTDHVLRSIDALGLDVIIVIGGDDTIGYADHLAKAAVKVIGVPKTMDNDVYGSDYCIGFGTAVTRSVQYIHQLRTSSGSHERITIVELFGRSTGETCLVSAYLAGVDRALIPEVPFDPETLADYVIQDKAANPSQYAMIAISEGARMIGSKMIEYCGRRYDEDGHEPAGIGQLTRETISMLTGQDVICQQLGYLMRSGIPDALDLMVGFNFAQLAVELIAEGTFGVMVALQKGIYTCLPLAEVSSNTKQVDISELYDPRYYRPKMRSVMGKPMFLY
- a CDS encoding sugar phosphate nucleotidyltransferase; the protein is MSLAIVIMAAGKGTRMKSALPKVLHEANGKPLVAYVIEKSQALDPDKIVLIIGHQAELVRAATAGFPFDYALQEPQLGTGHAIMQAEPFLKDFSGEIIILSGDAPLFTGRTLRELIDFHRSRQAVATVLTAEMDDPTGYGRIIRSDAGEEVLRIVEQKDATEEEKAVTEINSGVYVFNANELFSALHGITNKNAQGEYYLTDVFGICFGKGKKVCAFKVADANEIRGINTPEQLREAELLLQGEKYC
- the panD gene encoding aspartate 1-decarboxylase; translation: MKLHMLKSKIHNAIVTSGDLEYEGSITIDKELLDMADMIANEKVLVVNNNNGERFETYIIEGTRGLREIQLNGAAARCALPGDEIIIMTFAEMEPEEARNWKPMIVIVDRMNNPKRRHRVGSEDEYLG
- the lptC gene encoding LPS export ABC transporter periplasmic protein LptC, with protein sequence MNFRRTTFFSLAIVFGAAGCSAPKKEARTPAAAVYAKDMPSQESWNVTLVVSDNGRTKTIVSARHAAEYRQGEKQEIRLDGGINVQLINRDGSVTLITAGRGIVHDNQDIEAFDNVVIRSADNTVIRTEHISRSSSNRMIRSDKYVTISGPSRTIRGYGFESDDAMKRYRIFHASGEALSK
- a CDS encoding OmpH family outer membrane protein → MSDFKGIKKAVSGFLFMSLTLGMSFSAPQAFAADNAQKIGVVDYGKIFQMMPETKAADQTLQAMKNQSNAELAKQQSALQSAIQAYQKERKPNAVKEKELRAQEENLQKSALEKQRLLAQKEQALIIPIRQKIDVAVATVAKKDGYSMIFDKNARVYGDEQSDITYKVLDKLNIK
- the dprA gene encoding DNA-processing protein DprA gives rise to the protein MTTTPEPGAALLLLIVSQLPGIGPSRARALLNRFGATPALLEADYDALRQIPGIGETTARETAERLANPAWRDKAREKGENQLARAERLEASVITILDPAYPPLLKEIYDPPLLLFARGNPEALCVPSLAVVGTRKATAYGKQATEFICREMVNNGYAILSGLAYGIDMMAHRAAVESNGVTIAVLGCGIDRIYTDPAGRLWPRILERGAIVSEEWIGIKPEPGNFPRRNRLIAGLAQGTLIVESDIKGGSMITASYALEQNREVFAIPGSIFSGTSRGTNYLIQQNHAKPVFSAEDILAELNPAQHPALKTHPEASEPFDLNIEESCIVEALQSGAMHIDLIAEKTGLKIDALLVHLFELELKRIIEQEPGQIFRKRTP
- a CDS encoding polyprenyl synthetase family protein is translated as MSSPITQAQVESKYRQYHAKINEALAACFPKEKPATLYDPARYILEGKGKRIRPFLTLLAAEAVSGKSDNALGVALGIEVLHNFTLMHDDIMDQADLRHGRPTVHKQWNVNAAILSGDMMIAYAYELALKAISSRHAEIIHIFNDANITICEGQALDMELEQRKDVTIADYLDMISKKTGRLISAALEAGGVAGDGTPEQIAALVTFGEKIGRAFQIQDDYLDIMAGDGKSGKVPGGDVINGKKTWLLLRSLELAEGADRELLQSIFDNNGTSPDNVPAVKAIFEKCGVLNETRAKINEDTEAALAALDALPFEEGRGYLRGFANILMKRDF